Proteins found in one Muntiacus reevesi chromosome 2, mMunRee1.1, whole genome shotgun sequence genomic segment:
- the LBX1 gene encoding transcription factor LBX1 — translation MTSKEDSKAAPGEERRRSPLDHLPPPANSNKPLTPFSIEDILNKPSVRRSYSLCGAAHLLAAADKHAPGGLPLAGRALLSQTSPLCALEELASKTFKGLEVSVLQAAEGRDGMTIFGQRQTPKKRRKSRTAFTNHQIYELEKRFLYQKYLSPADRDQIAQQLGLTNAQVITWFQNRRAKLKRDLEEMKADVESAKKLGPSGQMDIVALAELEQNSEAAGGGGGGCGRAKSRPGSPALPPGAPQAPGAGPLQLSPASPLTDQPASSQDCSEDEEDEEIDVDD, via the exons ATGACTTCCAAGGAGGACAGCAAGGCGGCGCCGGGGGAGGAGAGGCGGCGCAGCCCGCTGGACCACCTGCCGCCTCCCGCCAACTCCAACAAGCCGCTGACGCCGTTCAGCATCGAGGACATCCTCAACAAACCGTCTGTGCGGAGAAGTTACTCGCTGTGCGGGGCGGCGCACCTGCTGGCGGCCGCGGACAAGCACGCGCCGGGCGGCTTGCCCCTGGCGGGCCGCGCGCTGCTCTCTCAGACCTCGCCGCTGTGCGCGCTTGAGGAGCTCGCTAGCAAGACTTTTAAGGGGCTGGAGGTCAGCGTCCTGCAGGCAGCCGAAG GCCGCGACGGGATGACCATCTTTGGGCAGCGGCAGACCCCCAAAAAGCGACGAAAGTCGCGTACAGCCTTCACCAATCACCAGATCTATGAGTTGGAGAAGCGCTTTCTCTACCAGAAGTACCTGTCCCCCGCCGATCGCGACCAAATTGCGCAGCAGCTGGGCCTCACCAATGCTCAGGTCATCACCTGGTTCCAGAATCGGCGCGCCAAGCTTAAACGGGACCTGGAGGAGATGAAGGCCGACGTGGAGTCCGCCAAGAAACTGGGCCCTAGCGGGCAGATGGACATCGTGGCGCTGGCCGAACTCGAGCAGAACTCGGAggccgcgggcggcggcggcggcggctgcggcagGGCTAAGTCAAGGCCTGGCTCTCCGGCACTCCCCCCAGGCGCCCCGCAGGCCCCGGGCGCCGGGCCCCTGCAGCTCTCGCCAGCCTCCCCGCTCACAGaccagccagccagcagccagGACTGCTCGGAGGACGAGGAAGACGAAGAAATCGACGTGGACGATTGA